A single genomic interval of Microbacterium hydrocarbonoxydans harbors:
- the ribH gene encoding 6,7-dimethyl-8-ribityllumazine synthase, which yields MSGAGAPQHEKIDGRGLDVVVIAGTWHETISNGLIAGAQRILDDAGATHRLVRVPGSFELAVAAQAAFAGGADAVVALGVIIRGGTPHFEYVSAATTDGLSRVSLDAGKPVGFGVLTLDDEKQGLDRAGLEGSKEDKGAEAADAALRTALVIRKLRG from the coding sequence ATGAGCGGCGCAGGAGCACCCCAGCACGAGAAGATCGACGGACGAGGGCTCGACGTCGTCGTCATCGCCGGCACCTGGCACGAGACGATCTCGAACGGTCTGATCGCCGGCGCGCAGCGGATCCTGGATGACGCGGGGGCCACGCACCGGCTCGTCCGCGTGCCCGGATCGTTCGAGCTCGCCGTGGCCGCCCAGGCGGCGTTCGCCGGTGGAGCCGACGCCGTCGTCGCGCTCGGCGTGATCATCCGCGGTGGCACCCCGCACTTCGAGTACGTGTCGGCGGCGACCACCGACGGGCTGTCCCGGGTCTCACTCGACGCGGGCAAGCCCGTCGGGTTCGGCGTGCTCACTCTCGACGACGAGAAGCAGGGTCTTGACCGCGCAGGCCTGGAGGGCTCGAAGGAGGACAAGGGTGCGGAGGCAGCGGATGCCGCGCTGCGCACCGCCCTGGTCATCCGCAAGCTGCGAGGCTGA